A stretch of Halichondria panicea chromosome 1, odHalPani1.1, whole genome shotgun sequence DNA encodes these proteins:
- the LOC135352445 gene encoding protein TTE1956-like — MVPLWNSTLDPSHFKTTNKTSLAQAWEIHNACMKAGKLIEGLKPDLILLSTPHGVADQTNFQFYLNSKGFGSADTDNCACPPCCYNVSVDLDQNVSKDLVIELKAMSRNVSGLVGFGDAVPFPLAWGEVIPLHFLLGGARVVVLSQPNRRYTDSVQMIPELLEMGTSLFSVLESSNLKVVVAISADLAHTHDPNGPYGYSNASQPFDDALGKWAESLDSQALLHTAASLVDRALSCGFTGLVMLHGLMESIGLKFWTSELLVNHHPSYYGMMVATFLKTVLNN; from the exons ATGGTTCCGCT GTGGAATAGCACACTTGACCCCTCTCATTTCAAAACCACCAACAAGACTTCTCTGGCTCAAGCATGGGAGATTCACAATGCTTGTATGAAA GCTGGCAAGCTGATAGAGGGGCTAAAGCCAGACCTCATCCTACTGAGCACCCCTCATGGAGTGGCTGACCAGACTAACTTCCAGTTCTATCTTAACTCAAAG ggtttTGGGAGTGCCGACACTGACAACTGTGCTTGTCCCCCTTGCTGTTACAACGTCTCTGTTGACTTGGATCAAAATGTCTCCAAGGACCTCGTTATTGAATTGAAG GCTATGAGTCGTAATGTGAGTGGTCTGGTAGGGTTTGGAGATGCTGTCCCCTTTCCTCTTGCCTGGGGGGAGGTCATTCCCCTGCACTTCCTGTTGGGTGGAGCCAGAGTGGTGGTGCTCTCTCAGCCCAACAGGAGGTACACGGACAGTGTACAAATGATTCCTGAGCTGCTAGAGATGG ggACGTCACTGTTCAGTGTACTTGAGTCGTCAAACCTGAAAGTGGTGGTAGCCATCAGTGCTGACCTGGCACATACTCATGACCCCAATGGACCCTATGGCTATTCAAATGCCTCCCAGCCATTCGATGAT GCCCTCGGAAAGTGGGCGGAATCGCTTGATTCCCAGGCTCTTTTGCACACTGCTGCTAGTCTGGTGGATCGCGCCTTGTCCTGTGGATTCACTGGTTTGGTTATGCTACACGGACTCATGGAAagcat AGGTTTAAAGTTCTGGACTTCTGAACTATTAGTCAATCACCATCCAAGTTATTATGGTATGATGGTAGCAACATTTCTAAAGACAGTACTAAATAATTAG
- the LOC135352489 gene encoding uncharacterized protein LOC135352489, protein MAMPLVTLPDAEEGPITVTTPITDIIPKTAASSKWRILVYGINESGQQEANEHHMHLLSGILGEKITPEELTFPNFHFPRNGVTVTVRIGSHSDCKISHDEVDLMVYFISVNRKIVNHSHVVKIGEITTARRAMVWKHSVIVFTGVDVIADAYALKTGDVDTRLEGILDSWTTTVQQALDSAIGNEVGIKPEEVLIRPAGRQNQLDLPIPHTQWFSLLWLGCFLSSKVNSIPAILKVAQGRIANIVKDSDIDHLQLFEQHIQVKENSIQLSQNKRIDLGSAIAGAAVVGATIGAVIGTLAIGVPSFGVAAGTGLVLGAVIGGGFEVSIAGAALGGNYKVAQDKQMEEIDASELKLYYAEFLSRIPKMSAYLTTWAEKQLNCKIVVTGVKGEGVSTVAAALIGKPPRESGSGLYLQQVIRMKANLLVYDFQGFPKVGDKQLKAKELVEFQKQKKYSPASILYINDITERGFCVFSTRQVLGAAV, encoded by the coding sequence ATGGCTATGCCCCTGGTCACCCTGCCTGATGCTGAGGAGGGTCCTATCACTGTAACAACACCCATTACTGACATCATTCCAAAGACCGCAGCAAGCAGTAAATGGAGAATCCTTGTGTATGGTATTAATGAGTCTGGTCAACAAGAGGCAAATGAGCACCATATGCATCTCCTGAGTGGTATTCTTGGGGAAAAAATCACTCCTGAGGAGCTAACCTTTCCAAATTTTCACTTTCCAAGAAATGGTGTTACGGTGACAGTCCGTATAGGATCTCATTCTGATTGCAAAATATCTCATGACGAAGTCGATTTGATGGTGTACTTCATCTCTGTGAATAGAAAAATCGTCAACCACTCCCATGTAGTTAAAATAGGAGAGATCACGACTGCACGCAGAGCTATGGTCTGGAAGCACTCTGTTATTGTGTTTACTGGTGTTGATGTCATTGCTGACGCGTATGCACTAAAGACTGGAGATGTAGATACACGATTGGAGGGAATACTGGACTCTTGGACCACTACAGTTCAACAAGCTCTTGACTCAGCAATCGGCAACGAAGTAGGTATCAAACCAGAAGAAGTGTTGATACGACCAGCAGGACGACAAAATCAGCTCGATCTACCAATTCCACATACACAATGGTTTTCACTTCTTTGGTTAGGATGCTTTCTGTCATCTAAAGTCAACTCGATACCTGCCATTCTAAAGGTGGCTCAAGGCAGGATAGCAAACATCGTGAAGGATAGTGACATAGACCACTTACAGTTGTTCGAGCAACATATTCAAGTCAAAGAAAATAGTATACAGCTCTCCCAGAATAAGAGAATCGATCTCGGTTCAGCTATTGCCGGTGCTGCTGTTGTTGGAGCCACAATCGGTGCTGTTATCGGTACATTGGCAATTGGTGTTCCTTCGTTTGGAGTAGCTGCTGGTACTGGGCTTGTACTGGGAGCAGTTATTGGAGGAGGATTTGAAGTTAGCATTGCAGGTGCTGCTCTGGGTGGGAACTACAAGGTGGCACAGGATAAGCAGATGGAAGAAATTGATGCTTCTGAGCTGAAGCTCTATTACGCTGAGTTTCTATCTCGAATTCCAAAAATGAGTGCGTATCTGACAACATGGGCTGAAAAACAACTCAATTGCAAGATCGTTGTTACTGGTGTGAAAGGTGAAGGTGTCTCCACAGTAGCAGCTGCACTAATAGGTAAACCACCCCGAGAAAGTGGCTCAGGTCTTTATCTGCAGCAAGTTATCCGTATGAAAGCAAATCTGCTCGTTTATGATTTCCAGGGTTTTCCAAAAGTGGGAGACAAGCAACTTAAGGcaaaagagctagttgagtttcaaaaacaaaaaaaatacTCACCTGCTAGTATTTTGTATATCAATGACATCACCGAAAGAGGATTTTGTGTATTCTCCACACGTCAAGTACTTGGAGCGGCTGTGTGA
- the LOC135352448 gene encoding uncharacterized protein LOC135352448, which yields MHRPYKEKQTCTLYKRGSCIFRIPKDGIKIRAWDSPGLQDGTGDEKYLQDMQQKCTQIDLMLYCISMEEMRSDFQAEGRSRRTNHRVARDDTKNLEVDKKIVDSILVVPAGHPNKLNLPGYRHWISNVWSQCLLRMKSNAQAALIKMETQDAEKIGIKS from the exons ATGCACAGGCCTTATAA GGAAAAACAGACATGCACCTTGTACAAGCGAGGTTCATGCATTTTCAGGATTCCGAAAGATGGCATCAAAATCCGTGCCTGGGACTCGCCAGGCCTGCAAGACGGAACTGGCGATGAGAAGTACTTACAAGACATGCAACAAAAATGCACTCAAATTGATCTGATGCTGTATTGCATTTCAATGGAAGAAATGCGAAGTGATTT CCAAGCTGAAGGACGGAGTAGAAGAACGAATCACAGAGTGGCGAGAGACGATACAAAAAACCTAGAGGTCGATAAGAAGATTGTTGATAGTATCCTTGTCGTACCAGCTGGTCATCCAAATAAGTTAAATCTTCCTGGTTACAGACATTGGATCAGCAATGTGTGGAGTCAGTGCCTACTCCGTATGAAAAGCAACGCACAAGCTGCTTTGATTAAAATGGAAACACAGGATGCAGAAAAGATTGGTATTAAAAGTTAG
- the LOC135352490 gene encoding uncharacterized protein LOC135352490, which yields MARTEKIDFEKVIDSVEDLTSEEKEDIKKLIKNGNSIEILVTGKTGAGKSSLLNFILGKTIFDVGKTKDAPCTSEVHFKDSERNGIKIRAWDSPGLQDGTGDEKYIKDMQQKCAQIDLMLYCISMEEMRSDLHVHYTAIHKINKLFGKQCWKNTVFVLTFANFRVTFLKAKGTSEAKLKDGVEERITEWRETIQKTLTSLEVDKKIVDSILVVPAGHPSKSHLPGYRHWISNVWSQCLLRMKSDAQTALIKMETQDGFVKEQDADKIGKVSADERKIVFTPGVKIAMGVALTGIAATGTGIGAAIGGAIGALAIGIPSFGVAAGVGLGLGAAVGGAIGGSIAIGVGALISLYRKHKMSLED from the coding sequence atgGCAAGGACTGAAAAAATTGATTTCGAGAAAGTAATAGACTCAGTTGAAGATTTAACATCAGAGGAAAAAGAAGATATCAAGAAATTGATTAAAAATGGGAATTCAATTGAAATTCTTGTGACAGGCAAAACGGGAGCAGGGAAAAGTTCTCTTTTGAATTTTATTCTTGGTAAGACCATTTTTGATGTAGGGAAAACCAAAGATGCACCTTGTACAAGCGAGGTTCATTTTAAGGATTCCGAAAGAAATGGTATCAAGATTCGTGCTTGGGACTCGCCAGGCCTGCAAGACGGAACTGGCGATGAGAAATACATAAAAGACATGCAACAAAAATGCGCTCAAATTGATCTGATGCTGTATTGTATTTCAATGGAAGAAATGCGAAGTGACTTGCATGTTCACTACACTGCAATTCATAAGATAAATAAACTGTTTGGTAAGCAGTGCTGGAAGAATACCGTTTTTGTTCTTACTTTTGCAAATTTTAGAGTTACATTTTTGAAAGCAAAAGGAACATCTGAAGCCAAGCTGAAGGACGGAGTAGAAGAACGAATCACAGAGTGGCGAGAGACGATACAAAAAACACTAACAAGTTTGGAGGTCGATAAGAAGATTGTTGATAGTATCCTTGTCGTACCAGCTGGTCATCCAAGTAAGTCACATCTTCCTGGTTACAGACATTGGATCAGCAATGTGTGGAGTCAGTGCCTACTCCGTATGAAAAGCGATGCACAAACTGCTTTGATTAAAATGGAAACACAGGATGGATTTGTTAAAGAGCAGGATGCAGACAAGATTGGCAAAGTTAGTGCAGATGAGCGAAAAATCGTTTTTACTCCTGGTGTAAAAATTGCAATGGGTGTTGCTCTAACTGGAATTGCTGCAACTGGGACGGGAATAGGCGCTGCAATTGGAGGAGCAATTGGTGCGTTGGCAATTGGTATACCGTCTTTTGGTGTTGCAGCTGGCGTTGGCTTGGGACTAGGTGCTGCTGTTGGTGGGGCAATCGGGGGTAGCATTGCAATTGGAGTTGGTGCTCTAATCTCTTTGTATCGTAAACACAAGATGAGTCTTGAGGATTAG